In a genomic window of Flavobacteriales bacterium:
- a CDS encoding TfoX/Sxy family protein, translated as MAPDPLFEQRIHDALIAEGAKPEHKKMFGGVAFMVKGHMSVGITNKGDFMARFNPERHDEVLQWPGAKPMTFGHKNMKGFVFVDADAVGDKRSLGRWVKLSLAHIGTLPAKGAKKPMKKTVKAAPKKTIRSRSK; from the coding sequence ATGGCACCTGACCCCCTCTTCGAGCAACGGATCCACGATGCCCTTATCGCCGAAGGCGCCAAGCCCGAGCACAAGAAGATGTTCGGCGGCGTGGCCTTCATGGTGAAGGGGCACATGAGCGTGGGCATCACCAACAAGGGCGATTTCATGGCGCGCTTCAACCCGGAGCGCCACGATGAGGTGCTGCAATGGCCGGGCGCCAAGCCCATGACCTTCGGGCATAAGAACATGAAGGGCTTCGTGTTCGTGGACGCCGATGCCGTTGGTGACAAGCGCTCGCTGGGCCGGTGGGTGAAACTCAGCCTCGCGCACATCGGCACCTTGCCCGCCAAAGGCGCCAAGAAGCCGATGAAGAAGACCGTGAAGGCCGCGCCGAAGAAGACCATCCGCTCCCGATCGAAGTAG
- a CDS encoding metallophosphoesterase family protein translates to MHAQVLIRSLCLASIICSASAPANIVLVQFNSAWKYLDDGSNQGTAWRASVFPAESTWATGFGEFGYGDDDERTVVSYGPNASAKHITTYFRKSFNLANAAAFSGYQLQFRRDDGLVIYVNGVEVARNNMPTGTIGYTTLASTSISSPAESANNTVTIASSFFQSGTNVIAVEVHQNAASSSDLTFDLKVVGVDTGPSLTRGPYQHIVTSNSFVLKWRTATETNARVRYGTTTGALDQVTNVSASTLDHEVTVTGLQPSTTYYYAIGTSSGDLEGDDVEHFVRTTPLPGVAEPIRIWVLGDHGTANADQRRVRDAYLNHMGSTTAQAWLWLGDNAYESGTEAEHQPAVFENMYEATLRTTPLYPAPGNHDYYSGADATTGTGPYFDLFALPRNGQAGGVASNSEAYFSYDVGNVHFISLDSYDSPRSPTGAQAVWLTNDLIEARKRSEWIIAYWHHPPYSKGADDSDDPAASGGLLKDMRENFLPVLEAGGVDLVLGGHTHNYQRSFLINGHHGISTTYNTATMGLNTTSGSALGPGAYQKPGDLAPQTGTVYTVCGVSGKKESGGTLNHPVMHMSTAAHLGSMVIDVNGTSLQAIFLNDHGTIVDRFDIVKDPTHVKLAAKVMLEGAYDAGSGLMRDDLRAASLIPLSQPHTGIFPLVGEGGLGTVAAPVLAVSGPNAIVDWVFVELRDKAAPSTVLASRSALVQRDGDIVDTDGVSPLLFTAPVNQYHVAVRHRNHLGAMTEQPVFLNRDALTLDFQSSTMATWGTDARKSVNGAMVLWAGNSAVDGLLKYTGEGNDRDPVLFRIGGSVPTNTAQGYEATDINLNGEVKYTGEANDRDPILVNIGGSVPTATRVEQLP, encoded by the coding sequence ATGCACGCTCAAGTTCTCATTCGTTCGCTCTGCCTGGCCTCGATCATCTGCTCGGCATCCGCCCCCGCCAACATCGTCCTCGTCCAATTCAACAGCGCGTGGAAGTACCTCGACGATGGCAGCAACCAGGGCACGGCCTGGCGCGCTTCGGTGTTCCCGGCGGAGAGCACCTGGGCCACGGGCTTCGGCGAGTTCGGCTATGGCGATGACGACGAGCGCACCGTGGTGAGCTACGGCCCCAATGCTTCCGCCAAGCACATCACCACCTACTTCCGCAAGAGCTTCAACCTGGCGAATGCTGCGGCCTTCTCCGGCTACCAACTGCAGTTCCGCCGCGATGATGGCCTGGTGATCTACGTGAATGGCGTTGAGGTGGCGCGCAACAACATGCCCACCGGGACCATCGGCTACACCACGTTGGCCTCGACCTCAATCTCCAGCCCGGCCGAATCCGCGAACAATACCGTCACCATAGCATCGTCGTTCTTCCAATCCGGCACGAACGTGATCGCCGTGGAGGTGCACCAGAACGCAGCGAGCAGCAGCGACCTCACCTTCGACCTGAAGGTGGTCGGCGTGGATACGGGACCGAGCCTCACGCGCGGCCCTTACCAGCACATCGTGACCTCGAACAGCTTCGTGCTGAAGTGGAGGACCGCCACCGAAACCAATGCGCGCGTGCGTTACGGCACCACGACCGGCGCGCTCGATCAAGTCACCAATGTCTCGGCCAGCACCTTGGATCATGAAGTCACCGTGACCGGCCTTCAGCCTTCGACCACCTACTACTACGCCATCGGCACCAGCAGCGGCGACCTCGAAGGCGACGACGTGGAGCATTTCGTGCGCACAACGCCATTGCCTGGCGTGGCCGAGCCGATCCGCATCTGGGTGCTCGGCGATCACGGCACGGCCAACGCGGATCAGCGCCGCGTGCGCGATGCCTACCTGAACCACATGGGCAGCACCACGGCGCAGGCGTGGCTCTGGCTCGGCGACAACGCCTACGAATCGGGCACCGAAGCCGAGCACCAGCCCGCAGTGTTCGAGAACATGTACGAAGCCACGCTCCGCACCACTCCCTTGTACCCAGCACCGGGCAATCACGATTATTACTCCGGAGCGGATGCCACCACGGGGACGGGTCCGTATTTCGATCTCTTCGCCCTGCCGAGGAATGGGCAGGCCGGTGGAGTCGCATCGAATAGCGAGGCCTACTTCTCCTACGATGTGGGGAACGTGCACTTCATCTCCTTGGACAGCTACGACAGCCCACGCTCACCGACCGGGGCGCAGGCCGTCTGGCTCACGAATGACCTCATCGAAGCCCGCAAGCGCAGCGAATGGATCATCGCGTACTGGCACCATCCGCCTTACAGCAAGGGTGCGGATGATTCGGACGACCCGGCCGCGAGTGGCGGCCTGCTCAAGGACATGCGCGAGAACTTCCTGCCGGTACTGGAAGCCGGCGGAGTGGACCTGGTGCTCGGCGGGCACACGCACAACTACCAGCGCTCGTTCCTCATCAACGGGCACCACGGCATCTCCACCACCTACAACACGGCCACCATGGGCCTGAACACCACCAGCGGCAGCGCGCTGGGGCCGGGTGCGTACCAGAAGCCCGGAGATCTTGCACCACAGACAGGCACGGTGTACACGGTGTGCGGGGTCTCTGGGAAGAAGGAATCAGGTGGCACGCTGAACCACCCTGTCATGCACATGAGCACCGCCGCTCACTTGGGATCGATGGTGATCGACGTGAACGGCACCTCTTTGCAGGCCATCTTCCTCAACGACCACGGTACCATCGTCGACCGCTTCGATATCGTGAAAGACCCCACGCACGTGAAGCTTGCCGCCAAGGTCATGCTCGAAGGCGCGTACGACGCGGGCTCCGGATTGATGCGCGATGACCTGCGCGCTGCCTCGCTGATCCCGCTCTCGCAGCCGCACACCGGCATCTTCCCGCTCGTAGGCGAAGGTGGCCTGGGCACCGTTGCGGCACCGGTGCTCGCCGTCTCCGGGCCGAACGCGATCGTGGACTGGGTCTTCGTGGAGCTGCGCGATAAGGCCGCGCCATCCACCGTGCTCGCCTCCCGATCCGCGCTGGTGCAGCGCGACGGGGACATCGTGGATACGGACGGCGTCTCGCCGCTGCTATTCACGGCTCCTGTCAATCAGTACCATGTGGCCGTGCGGCATCGCAACCACCTCGGAGCGATGACAGAGCAGCCCGTGTTCCTGAACCGCGATGCGTTGACGCTGGATTTCCAGAGCAGCACAATGGCCACGTGGGGAACGGATGCGCGCAAATCCGTCAATGGTGCCATGGTATTGTGGGCCGGCAACAGCGCGGTGGATGGCCTGTTGAAGTACACCGGAGAAGGGAACGACCGCGACCCGGTGCTGTTCCGCATCGGAGGCTCGGTTCCCACGAACACGGCGCAAGGCTATGAGGCCACTGATATAAACCTGAACGGTGAGGTGAAGTACACCGGCGAGGCCAACGACCGAGACCCGATCCTGGTGAACATCGGCGGATCGGTGCCCACGGCGACGCGGGTGGAGCAATTGCCGTGA
- a CDS encoding T9SS type A sorting domain-containing protein, with amino-acid sequence MRHATLLLSALVASATAAQDYLANDPVWRVQSVCAVPVPCIATDSYNYLIAGDSVIGNVTWTKVRREGMVTYNWQSAPPAPQGCQGMNVPYAEAYTRLIRQEGRQLRIWTNDNDELLHEFDLVVGQTLPLSYTNWNEDITVVAVDSVLIGTEMRARYELSNSWAVYLIEGVGSVHGLFEPLSNFLECGYALECFGLGAESYYPSSGGSCWLPLAIEHPRPIPERSFSPNPAGAMVFFKPGPHPSERIHVRDVSGRVVLQLQASGNAALDVSGLPEGCYAVSIGDAAPQRLIVAR; translated from the coding sequence ATGCGCCACGCTACACTGCTGCTTTCCGCTCTGGTCGCTTCAGCCACTGCTGCCCAGGATTACCTGGCCAACGATCCCGTGTGGCGCGTGCAATCGGTCTGTGCGGTACCGGTGCCCTGCATCGCCACGGACAGCTACAACTACTTGATCGCAGGCGATTCGGTGATCGGCAACGTGACCTGGACCAAGGTGCGTCGCGAGGGCATGGTCACCTACAACTGGCAGTCCGCGCCGCCGGCGCCGCAGGGTTGCCAGGGCATGAACGTTCCATACGCCGAGGCATACACGCGCTTGATCAGGCAGGAAGGGCGACAACTGCGTATCTGGACCAACGACAACGATGAATTGCTCCACGAGTTCGACCTCGTCGTGGGGCAGACGCTGCCCCTGAGCTACACCAACTGGAATGAGGACATCACGGTGGTGGCCGTGGATAGCGTTCTCATCGGCACGGAGATGCGCGCGCGCTACGAGCTCAGCAACAGCTGGGCCGTGTACTTGATCGAAGGCGTCGGAAGCGTTCACGGCCTGTTCGAGCCCCTCTCCAACTTCCTCGAGTGCGGCTACGCGCTGGAGTGCTTCGGCCTTGGCGCAGAGAGCTACTATCCGAGCTCCGGGGGAAGTTGCTGGCTCCCGTTGGCCATCGAGCATCCCCGTCCCATCCCGGAACGGTCCTTCTCACCGAACCCGGCGGGCGCCATGGTCTTCTTCAAGCCTGGTCCCCATCCATCGGAGCGGATACACGTGCGAGACGTGAGCGGCAGGGTCGTTCTGCAGCTACAAGCATCGGGCAATGCCGCGTTGGATGTGAGCGGTCTGCCGGAAGGCTGTTACGCCGTTTCCATCGGGGACGCTGCGCCGCAACGCTTGATCGTGGCGCGTTGA
- a CDS encoding dehydrogenase E1 component subunit alpha/beta: protein MSQLTTEDRQLRFERGSHSDAFLIETYEKLVLPRIIEEKMLSLLRQGKISKWFSGIGQEAISVGATLALRDDEYILPMHRNLGVFTTRGMPFAKLFAQWQGKATGYSKGRERSFHFGSQEHKVVGMISHLGPQMGIADGIALAHKLKKENRCTIVFTGDGATSEGDFHESVNVAAVWDLPVLFIIENNGYGLSTPSSEQFRMKSFVDKAIGYGIEGVQIAGNNILEVYDNLARLADSVRENPRPILVECMTFRMRGHEEASGTKYVPKELFEVWGKKDPVMNYEAWLLKQGILSIQKRDEIRTRLKDGIEADLKHAFEEPEPTPVESIEVGDVYAPADAGLKPLATSHELEAGGTQLAAREIRMIDAISEGLAQSMERHPQLVLMGQDIAEYGGAFKITEGFVEKFGKDRVRNTPLCESAILGASLGLSIKGMKAMMEMQFADFVSEGITQICNNLAKIHYRWGQNADVVVRMPTGAGVGAGPFHSQSNEMWFVKTPGLKVVYPSNPYDAKGLLMTAFDDPNPVMFFEHKAMYRSISGAVPEQPYSIPFGKARVVREGSALSIITYGMGVHWATEMQKETGVDAEIIDLRTLVPLDVDTILASVKKTGKVLLLHEDTLTAGFGGELAAIIAERAFEYLDAPIVRVASWDTPVPFAIPLEQGSLPKGRLKEAVERLAQY from the coding sequence ATGTCACAGCTCACCACCGAGGACCGCCAGCTCCGTTTCGAGCGCGGCTCCCACAGCGACGCCTTCCTGATCGAGACCTACGAGAAGCTCGTCCTTCCGCGCATCATCGAGGAGAAGATGCTGAGCCTGTTGCGCCAAGGCAAGATCAGCAAGTGGTTCAGTGGCATCGGGCAGGAGGCGATCAGCGTGGGCGCCACGCTTGCACTACGCGACGACGAGTACATACTGCCGATGCACCGCAACCTCGGTGTGTTCACCACGCGCGGGATGCCCTTCGCGAAGCTCTTCGCGCAATGGCAGGGCAAGGCCACCGGATACAGCAAGGGCCGCGAGCGCAGCTTCCACTTCGGCAGCCAGGAGCACAAAGTGGTGGGCATGATCAGCCACCTCGGTCCGCAGATGGGCATCGCCGATGGCATCGCGCTGGCGCATAAGCTGAAGAAGGAGAACCGCTGCACGATCGTCTTCACCGGCGATGGCGCCACCAGCGAAGGCGACTTCCACGAGAGCGTGAACGTGGCGGCGGTGTGGGACCTGCCCGTGCTCTTCATCATCGAGAACAACGGCTATGGGCTGAGCACGCCCAGCAGCGAGCAGTTCCGGATGAAGAGCTTCGTGGACAAGGCCATCGGCTACGGCATCGAGGGCGTGCAGATCGCCGGCAACAACATCCTGGAGGTGTACGACAACCTCGCGAGGCTGGCCGACAGCGTGCGTGAGAACCCGCGGCCGATCCTGGTGGAGTGCATGACCTTCCGGATGCGCGGGCACGAGGAAGCGAGCGGAACGAAGTACGTGCCCAAGGAACTCTTCGAGGTGTGGGGCAAGAAGGACCCCGTGATGAACTACGAGGCGTGGCTGCTGAAGCAAGGCATCCTCAGCATCCAAAAACGGGACGAGATCCGCACCCGATTGAAGGACGGCATCGAGGCGGACCTGAAGCACGCGTTCGAGGAACCGGAACCCACCCCGGTCGAGAGCATTGAAGTAGGTGACGTTTACGCTCCGGCTGACGCGGGCCTCAAGCCGCTGGCCACGAGCCACGAGCTAGAAGCTGGTGGCACGCAGCTAGCGGCTCGCGAGATCCGGATGATCGATGCGATAAGCGAGGGCCTCGCGCAAAGCATGGAGCGGCACCCGCAGCTCGTGCTCATGGGCCAGGACATCGCGGAGTATGGTGGTGCGTTCAAGATCACCGAAGGTTTCGTGGAGAAGTTCGGCAAGGACCGTGTGCGCAACACGCCGCTGTGCGAGAGCGCCATCCTCGGTGCATCGCTCGGTCTCAGCATCAAGGGCATGAAGGCCATGATGGAGATGCAGTTCGCCGATTTCGTCAGCGAGGGCATCACACAGATCTGCAACAACCTGGCCAAGATACACTACCGCTGGGGGCAGAACGCCGACGTGGTGGTGCGCATGCCCACCGGCGCAGGCGTAGGCGCGGGGCCCTTCCACAGCCAGAGCAACGAGATGTGGTTCGTGAAGACGCCCGGGCTGAAAGTGGTGTACCCGAGCAACCCCTACGATGCGAAGGGCTTGCTCATGACCGCCTTCGACGATCCGAACCCGGTGATGTTCTTCGAGCACAAGGCCATGTACCGCAGCATCAGCGGCGCCGTGCCCGAGCAGCCCTACAGCATCCCGTTCGGCAAGGCGCGCGTGGTGCGCGAAGGCTCAGCGCTCAGCATCATCACCTACGGCATGGGCGTGCATTGGGCCACGGAGATGCAGAAGGAAACCGGTGTAGATGCCGAGATCATAGACCTGCGCACACTGGTGCCGCTGGATGTGGACACCATCCTCGCCAGCGTGAAGAAGACCGGCAAGGTGCTGCTACTGCACGAGGACACCCTCACCGCCGGTTTCGGTGGCGAGCTCGCTGCCATCATCGCGGAGCGGGCTTTCGAGTACCTGGATGCCCCCATCGTGCGCGTGGCGAGTTGGGATACGCCGGTGCCTTTCGCCATCCCTTTGGAACAAGGCTCCCTGCCGAAGGGGAGGTTGAAGGAGGCGGTGGAGAGGTTGGCGCAGTACTGA
- a CDS encoding DUF2029 domain-containing protein, whose protein sequence is MQAVETWVRRIAVALLLLGTLAHLVLRAGLLNDPRVDLGGAEINVVYGVQKLVDGRPLYSDPEQPPFEAIQLAPLYHMLVAGAARGSRIDHLDTQGLFYVSRVLALALNVLTAMLVLMLCRKAGASVGLSIALACIGFAMLTEHFYGRSDALSTPLMLAACLVMAQVDGRSLSWRRSSAVAVLAALATLTKQTAIILPLFIAVHFMVQRDWRSLARFAIVGAGTAVLAMGLLLWMASPDVLWKNLVVAVRNGIEPSMYRELFDRGVYKYHAGWHAIALLAPMLLVRRGRPIASMFGLAAGLVFVAGALGGLKSGSSLNYIVDGQLLALVAAVILIRQAPVHWQPWAHLALLGYGLLFMQHRFCLLDTRAGDDEQRAIHATARDSDRRTAAFLRDSLQLGAGDLVMITYRGHLELLLNGQGLLPQKDIIQWSIAPPFDLHRLKEMLDQGQVRAVVTDAPADTLRLLSWRHALVPTAKVDGRWVFAIKPN, encoded by the coding sequence ATGCAAGCCGTGGAGACCTGGGTGCGACGTATAGCCGTGGCGTTGCTGCTGCTCGGTACGCTTGCTCATTTGGTTCTCCGGGCTGGACTGCTGAACGATCCGCGCGTGGACCTGGGCGGTGCCGAGATCAATGTGGTGTACGGCGTGCAGAAGCTCGTTGATGGCCGTCCGCTCTATTCCGATCCGGAGCAGCCGCCGTTCGAGGCGATCCAGTTGGCGCCGCTCTATCACATGCTGGTGGCCGGCGCGGCACGGGGCAGCCGCATCGATCACCTCGATACGCAGGGCCTCTTCTACGTGAGTCGCGTGCTGGCCCTTGCGCTGAACGTGCTCACGGCCATGCTCGTCCTCATGCTCTGCCGAAAGGCCGGTGCCAGCGTTGGCCTGTCCATCGCGTTGGCGTGCATCGGTTTCGCCATGCTCACCGAGCATTTCTACGGCCGCTCCGATGCGCTGTCCACGCCCCTGATGCTCGCTGCCTGCCTCGTGATGGCACAGGTCGATGGTCGCTCGTTGTCGTGGCGGCGATCGTCCGCTGTCGCTGTGCTAGCAGCTCTGGCCACGCTGACCAAGCAGACGGCGATCATCCTTCCGCTTTTCATCGCCGTGCATTTCATGGTGCAGCGCGATTGGCGTTCCCTTGCGCGATTCGCGATCGTTGGCGCTGGAACCGCAGTGCTTGCCATGGGGCTCCTGCTGTGGATGGCCTCGCCGGATGTCCTTTGGAAGAATCTGGTGGTGGCGGTGCGCAACGGCATCGAACCATCGATGTACAGGGAGCTGTTCGACCGCGGGGTGTACAAGTACCATGCGGGCTGGCATGCGATCGCCCTGCTTGCCCCGATGCTGTTGGTTCGCCGTGGACGGCCGATTGCCTCAATGTTCGGCCTGGCAGCGGGTCTGGTCTTTGTCGCTGGCGCGCTTGGCGGATTGAAGAGCGGCAGCAGCTTGAATTACATCGTCGATGGGCAGCTTCTTGCGCTCGTTGCCGCGGTGATTCTGATCAGGCAGGCGCCTGTGCATTGGCAGCCGTGGGCGCACTTGGCATTACTGGGTTACGGGCTGCTGTTCATGCAGCACCGTTTCTGCTTGCTCGATACGCGCGCGGGCGACGATGAGCAACGGGCCATCCATGCAACGGCGCGCGATTCTGACCGGCGAACCGCAGCCTTCCTCCGCGATTCGCTTCAGCTGGGTGCCGGAGATCTTGTCATGATCACGTATCGCGGCCACTTGGAGCTGCTGCTCAACGGCCAGGGCCTGCTGCCCCAGAAGGACATTATCCAATGGAGCATCGCGCCGCCCTTCGACCTGCATCGCCTGAAGGAGATGCTCGATCAGGGGCAAGTGCGCGCGGTGGTAACCGATGCTCCTGCGGATACGCTCCGGCTGCTTTCGTGGCGCCATGCGCTCGTGCCGACGGCTAAAGTGGACGGCCGCTGGGTCTTTGCCATCAAGCCCAACTGA
- a CDS encoding sulfatase-like hydrolase/transferase → MPSLRGPLAVLLMRFGALVAIYSLLRVAFVLLNRGSFPDVPFSAYLGGVRFDLSALAWLNLPWLVLCLISPVERGWFAIAKRIAFHAANAAGFFFACADIEYFKFTLKRSTADLFGIMAGGGDVASLATVFAWDYWHIVLLFAVCIALAEAGYRSGKRAIHEGKLRWFRQMGWRLAVIGLLVITTRGGLQLIPIGPMNAADHAQPRFAPVVLNTPFTLLTSFGKPVIVERRYMEDEEADALWPVVHEPTAGSPGAQLLDSTLVQKPNVVVIILESFSAAYSARLSGGTDCMPFLDSLMGQGLAFSRGYANGRRSIDGIPAITASLPEWMDEAFITSPYVQSPFTALGSVLADAGYATSFYHGGRNGTMGFDTYAHAAGYQRYVGMDEYPEAKDYDGHWGIWDRPFLQFCAKELGREQQPFHSVVFTLSSHHPYALPEGEEARFPRGDHRIEATLRYTDDALRGFFDTARREPWFRNTLFVITADHTADLDRTGQQHSEAIDYWVPLLFYWPAAIAPRMEERIAQHIDILPTVLDLTGQSEPHVSFGASLAHGGGRGLVIFRSMGFWYGITAEGVFCFNGEHLVPTAVKHPLPLDPDAPELRRMKAAIQQFTGRMARNQLTMKREGS, encoded by the coding sequence GTGCCTTCCCTGCGCGGCCCGCTCGCTGTCCTGCTCATGCGCTTCGGTGCGCTCGTGGCGATCTACTCGCTCTTGCGGGTGGCCTTCGTGCTCCTCAATCGCGGCAGCTTCCCCGATGTTCCCTTCTCCGCCTACCTGGGCGGCGTGCGCTTCGATCTAAGTGCGCTCGCCTGGCTCAACCTGCCATGGCTGGTGCTGTGCCTGATCAGCCCCGTGGAGCGCGGCTGGTTCGCGATCGCCAAGCGCATCGCGTTCCACGCGGCGAATGCGGCGGGCTTCTTCTTCGCCTGCGCCGACATCGAGTATTTCAAGTTCACGCTCAAGCGGAGCACGGCTGACCTCTTCGGCATCATGGCCGGTGGCGGCGATGTGGCGAGCCTGGCCACGGTGTTCGCTTGGGATTACTGGCATATCGTGCTGCTCTTCGCGGTTTGCATTGCGCTGGCCGAAGCCGGTTACCGATCGGGCAAGCGAGCCATCCATGAAGGGAAGCTGCGCTGGTTCCGGCAAATGGGGTGGCGCTTAGCCGTGATCGGGCTGCTCGTGATCACCACGCGCGGTGGGCTGCAGCTGATCCCCATCGGACCGATGAATGCTGCCGATCATGCCCAGCCCCGCTTCGCCCCCGTAGTTCTGAACACGCCATTCACCCTGCTCACCAGCTTCGGCAAGCCGGTGATAGTGGAGCGCCGCTACATGGAGGACGAGGAGGCCGACGCGCTCTGGCCGGTGGTGCATGAGCCAACTGCCGGGAGCCCAGGAGCGCAATTGCTCGATTCGACCTTGGTGCAGAAGCCGAACGTGGTGGTGATCATCCTGGAGAGCTTTTCGGCTGCCTATAGCGCCAGGTTGAGCGGGGGAACTGATTGCATGCCCTTCCTCGACTCGCTCATGGGCCAAGGGCTGGCCTTCTCACGCGGATACGCTAACGGGCGCCGCAGCATCGATGGCATCCCGGCCATCACCGCATCGCTGCCCGAATGGATGGATGAAGCATTCATCACCTCACCCTATGTGCAATCACCGTTCACCGCACTGGGCAGCGTGCTCGCCGATGCCGGGTACGCCACCAGCTTCTACCACGGCGGCCGCAATGGCACCATGGGCTTCGATACCTATGCCCATGCAGCCGGGTACCAGCGCTATGTGGGCATGGATGAATACCCGGAAGCGAAGGACTACGACGGCCATTGGGGAATTTGGGACCGGCCGTTCCTGCAGTTCTGCGCGAAGGAGCTTGGGCGAGAGCAGCAGCCCTTCCACAGCGTGGTGTTCACCCTGAGCTCGCATCATCCGTACGCGTTGCCGGAAGGGGAGGAGGCCCGCTTTCCGCGGGGCGATCACCGGATCGAGGCCACCTTGCGCTATACGGATGATGCCCTGCGCGGCTTCTTCGACACCGCCCGCCGTGAACCGTGGTTCAGGAACACGCTGTTCGTAATCACTGCGGATCATACGGCCGACCTGGACCGCACCGGCCAACAGCACTCCGAAGCCATTGATTACTGGGTGCCGCTCCTGTTCTATTGGCCCGCTGCCATCGCGCCGCGCATGGAGGAGCGCATCGCCCAGCACATCGATATCCTGCCTACCGTGCTTGACCTCACTGGGCAATCTGAACCGCACGTTAGTTTCGGCGCGAGCCTGGCTCATGGCGGCGGGCGCGGCCTGGTGATCTTCCGGTCCATGGGATTCTGGTACGGGATCACCGCCGAAGGCGTGTTCTGCTTCAATGGCGAGCACCTGGTGCCAACTGCTGTGAAGCACCCCCTGCCCTTGGACCCTGACGCTCCGGAACTGCGTCGCATGAAGGCCGCCATCCAGCAGTTCACGGGGCGCATGGCGCGCAATCAGCTCACCATGAAGCGCGAGGGGTCATGA